A window of Gemmatimonadota bacterium contains these coding sequences:
- a CDS encoding DUF4397 domain-containing protein has translation MRMSRIALVGALLLGAAACQTDDGSAVGSSIPPLAFVRYINAVPDTNNLTVRFIDQLEFTPQTFVNVPFRGMGQGGYQGLEAGSRHLRVFTYDPRLSTPTGGLPAVTAQMADTTFTFVAGQYYTLLHLGYSRTGQTPAQRVYILNDAVPTPSNTQVAVRAIHAGLGIGAVDVFTTPLANTALAGAPAFANVGFNTTTAYANLGVAQVAAQIAATGTTVSLAGAAAPAGVAGTAAADPIAGATVGGSVLTAIAFPASVAGSPAAAAAAPSIVWFSDRQPPRTTTP, from the coding sequence ATGCGTATGTCTCGAATCGCCCTCGTCGGCGCGCTGCTCCTCGGAGCCGCGGCCTGCCAGACGGACGACGGCAGCGCGGTGGGATCGTCGATCCCGCCGCTCGCCTTCGTCCGCTATATCAACGCGGTGCCGGACACGAACAACCTCACCGTCCGGTTCATCGATCAGCTCGAGTTCACCCCGCAGACGTTCGTGAACGTGCCGTTCCGCGGCATGGGTCAGGGCGGCTATCAGGGTCTCGAGGCGGGCTCGCGCCACCTGCGCGTGTTCACCTACGATCCGCGCCTCTCGACCCCGACCGGCGGCCTGCCGGCGGTCACGGCCCAGATGGCCGACACGACGTTCACGTTCGTCGCCGGCCAGTACTACACGCTCCTCCACCTGGGCTACTCGCGCACCGGCCAGACCCCGGCCCAGCGCGTGTACATCCTGAACGACGCGGTCCCGACCCCGTCGAACACCCAGGTCGCGGTCCGGGCGATCCACGCCGGGCTCGGCATCGGCGCCGTCGACGTCTTCACGACGCCGCTCGCCAACACCGCGCTCGCCGGGGCGCCGGCCTTCGCGAACGTGGGCTTCAACACCACCACGGCCTACGCCAACCTCGGCGTCGCGCAGGTCGCGGCGCAGATCGCGGCGACCGGCACCACCGTCTCCCTCGCGGGCGCTGCTGCCCCGGCGGGCGTCGCTGGCACCGCTGCGGCTGACCCGATCGCGGGCGCCACGGTCGGTGGATCGGTCCTCACGGCCATCGCCTTCCCGGCCTCGGTCGCCGGCTCGCCGGCGGCCGCCGCGGCGGCCCCGTCGATCGTCTGGTTCTCTGATCGTCAGCCACCCCGCACGACCACGCCGTAA
- a CDS encoding SusC/RagA family TonB-linked outer membrane protein, whose product MLGRIGMRRLSASILALLLSLTTAVTASAQAGAVVTGTVKSDAGQPLFGANVTIEALNISVGTGEDGRFTINVPGARIRGQQVVLRARAIGYVPMVKTITLNAGSQTQDFELKQDVNRLSQVVVTGVTGATEVKKLPFTVAQVTAEDMPVPGANPLSQIQGKVPGANIVSASGRPGTAPAIILRGPQSINASGRGQDPLIIIDGVISAGGIQDINPQDIENVEVVKGAAASSLYGSRAGNGVIQITTRTGKNAGEGVRFRSQMEYGTSSIENEYEFPKTHFMLMNEDYSRYCTVTAGARDCSRTVDIEAETRRINEGEFFALTPVTLANDAGIARNPGAQNARSIYQITPFVRTYNPIRQVLTNGQTMNSTVDATGRVGRTNFFSSANQFRQEGAVRFMKGYTRNSIRLNVDQQLASSWNFSVRTNFTDAQDWNSGFSWFRVTRQPASANVLGRDSRGRLYVRSVAQQQGAQNDNPARVAEEFQPLNRANRFLGQATARWQPLLWLDAEANFGYDFRQSLQETQTPKGYRTTAGPAGSTQLGAASRGSDRGVSLNASMDMTARKNWFADNLSSRVTFRTLFEAQDDRGLSVNGSDLVVPGLADISATRQTTRSGDSYIQQVRQIGMFVNLDLDWQGKYIVSGLVRRDGASLFGADRRWQTYGRGSMAWRVSEESWFGLDAVSDLKLRASVGQAGNRPSFSAQYETYSIGGDGVTLSPNQIGNPQLRPEVSTETEIGADIEFFSKYGLTLTHAANDIDQQIMPVPPPAIAGFGSQWRNVGKLSNRTIEVSLNIPIIQTRDLNYSMRINYDRTTSTIARLDIPEFFTSAAGQQGSETMFKIVQGGTFGQLYGRRFVTKCSELPAPQASQCGGAGSEFQRNSDGFVVWVGAGNTLGDGITKNLWMTRLAAANAPWAGGSAGEPLGWGMPILARDANGAVPNTPIGQALPKYRWSLSQQGSWKKFSAYALLDATVGKTVWNIGRQWSLGDFMHRETDQTGRSVGTAKPIGYYFRATSTGGVGGLYDVLGPNNNTGEDASFVKLRELSVAYRIGRLAGVGDWSVSLVGRNLLTISDYRGFDPEVGLGGGTLGSGALNAIDGFTFPNLRTLSFQIGTSF is encoded by the coding sequence ATGCTGGGACGGATCGGGATGCGGAGGCTCAGCGCCTCCATCCTCGCGCTGCTCCTGTCACTCACGACGGCGGTGACCGCCAGCGCGCAGGCCGGCGCGGTGGTCACGGGCACGGTCAAGAGTGACGCGGGTCAGCCGCTCTTCGGAGCGAATGTCACCATCGAGGCGCTCAACATCTCCGTTGGCACTGGAGAGGATGGCCGCTTCACCATCAACGTGCCGGGTGCGCGTATCCGCGGGCAGCAGGTCGTGCTCCGCGCGCGTGCGATCGGCTACGTGCCGATGGTGAAGACCATCACGCTCAATGCCGGGTCGCAGACCCAGGACTTCGAGCTGAAGCAGGACGTGAACCGCCTGAGCCAGGTCGTCGTGACCGGCGTGACGGGCGCGACGGAAGTGAAGAAGCTTCCGTTCACGGTGGCCCAGGTGACGGCGGAGGACATGCCGGTCCCGGGTGCCAACCCGCTCTCGCAGATCCAGGGCAAGGTGCCGGGTGCGAACATCGTGTCGGCCTCGGGCCGTCCGGGCACCGCGCCGGCGATCATCCTCCGTGGCCCCCAGTCGATCAACGCGTCGGGTCGTGGTCAGGACCCCCTGATCATCATCGACGGCGTGATCTCGGCCGGTGGCATCCAGGACATCAACCCGCAGGACATCGAGAACGTGGAAGTGGTGAAGGGCGCCGCGGCGTCCTCCCTCTACGGCTCGCGCGCGGGCAACGGCGTCATCCAGATCACCACGCGCACGGGCAAGAACGCGGGTGAGGGTGTCCGCTTCCGCTCGCAGATGGAGTACGGCACGTCGTCGATCGAGAACGAGTACGAGTTCCCGAAGACGCACTTCATGTTGATGAACGAGGACTACTCGCGCTATTGCACCGTGACCGCCGGCGCGCGCGATTGCTCGCGCACCGTGGACATCGAGGCCGAGACGCGCCGCATCAACGAAGGCGAGTTCTTCGCCCTCACGCCGGTGACGCTGGCGAACGACGCCGGCATCGCCCGCAACCCGGGCGCGCAGAACGCCCGTTCGATCTATCAGATCACGCCCTTCGTCCGCACCTACAACCCGATCCGTCAGGTCCTGACGAACGGGCAGACGATGAACTCGACCGTCGACGCGACGGGTCGCGTGGGCCGCACGAACTTCTTCTCGTCGGCGAACCAGTTCCGGCAGGAAGGCGCGGTGCGGTTCATGAAGGGCTACACCCGCAATTCGATCCGCCTCAACGTCGACCAGCAGCTGGCGTCGTCGTGGAACTTCTCGGTCCGCACGAACTTCACGGACGCGCAGGACTGGAACTCCGGCTTCAGCTGGTTCCGCGTGACGCGTCAGCCGGCCTCGGCGAACGTGCTGGGTCGTGACTCGCGCGGGCGTCTCTACGTCCGCTCGGTCGCGCAGCAGCAGGGCGCGCAGAACGACAACCCGGCGCGCGTGGCGGAGGAGTTCCAGCCGCTCAACCGCGCGAACCGCTTCCTCGGGCAGGCGACGGCGCGTTGGCAGCCGCTGCTGTGGCTCGACGCCGAAGCGAACTTCGGCTACGACTTCCGTCAGAGCCTGCAGGAGACGCAGACCCCGAAGGGCTATCGCACCACGGCGGGCCCTGCCGGTTCGACGCAGCTCGGTGCCGCGAGCCGCGGCTCCGATCGTGGCGTCTCGCTCAACGCGTCGATGGACATGACGGCGCGCAAGAACTGGTTCGCCGACAACCTCTCGTCGCGCGTGACCTTCCGCACGCTCTTCGAGGCCCAGGATGACCGCGGGCTCTCGGTGAACGGTTCGGACCTCGTGGTGCCGGGCCTAGCCGACATCTCGGCGACGCGCCAGACGACGCGCAGCGGTGACTCGTACATCCAGCAGGTCCGTCAGATCGGCATGTTCGTCAACCTCGACCTCGACTGGCAGGGCAAGTACATCGTGAGCGGCCTGGTGCGCCGTGACGGTGCCTCGCTGTTCGGCGCCGACCGTCGGTGGCAGACCTACGGCCGCGGCTCGATGGCGTGGCGCGTGAGCGAGGAGTCGTGGTTCGGGCTCGACGCCGTGTCGGACCTCAAGCTCCGTGCGTCGGTCGGTCAGGCCGGCAACCGCCCGAGCTTCTCGGCGCAGTACGAGACGTATTCGATCGGCGGCGACGGCGTCACGCTCTCGCCGAACCAGATCGGCAACCCACAGCTCCGTCCCGAGGTCTCGACCGAGACCGAGATCGGCGCGGACATCGAGTTCTTCAGCAAGTACGGGCTCACGCTGACGCACGCGGCGAACGACATCGACCAGCAGATCATGCCGGTCCCGCCGCCGGCCATCGCCGGCTTCGGCAGCCAGTGGCGCAACGTCGGCAAGCTGAGCAACCGGACGATCGAGGTCTCGCTCAACATCCCGATCATCCAGACGCGCGACCTGAACTACTCGATGCGCATCAACTACGATCGGACGACGTCGACGATCGCGCGCCTCGACATCCCGGAGTTCTTCACGAGCGCCGCGGGTCAGCAGGGTTCGGAGACGATGTTCAAGATCGTCCAGGGCGGGACGTTCGGTCAGCTGTACGGCCGTCGCTTCGTCACGAAGTGCAGCGAGCTCCCGGCGCCGCAGGCCTCGCAGTGCGGTGGCGCGGGCTCGGAGTTCCAGCGCAACAGCGACGGGTTCGTGGTGTGGGTCGGCGCCGGCAACACGCTCGGCGACGGCATCACCAAGAACCTGTGGATGACCCGCCTCGCCGCGGCGAACGCGCCGTGGGCCGGTGGCAGCGCGGGCGAGCCGCTCGGCTGGGGCATGCCGATCCTCGCGCGCGATGCGAACGGCGCGGTGCCCAACACGCCGATCGGTCAGGCGCTCCCGAAGTACCGCTGGTCGCTCTCGCAGCAGGGGTCGTGGAAGAAGTTCTCGGCCTACGCGCTGCTCGACGCCACGGTCGGCAAGACGGTGTGGAACATCGGCCGTCAGTGGTCGCTCGGTGACTTCATGCACCGCGAGACCGACCAGACGGGTCGTTCGGTCGGCACCGCGAAGCCGATCGGCTACTACTTCCGCGCCACCTCGACGGGCGGCGTCGGCGGTCTGTACGACGTGCTCGGACCGAACAACAACACCGGCGAGGATGCTTCGTTCGTGAAGCTCCGCGAGCTCTCGGTGGCCTATCGCATCGGCCGTCTGGCCGGCGTGGGCGACTGGAGCGTCTCGCTCGTCGGCCGCAACCTGCTCACGATCTCCGACTACCGCGGTTTCGATCCTGAGGTCGGCCTGGGCGGCGGCACGCTCGGGTCGGGTGCCCTGAATGCGATCGACGGGTTCACCTTCCCGAACCTGCGCACGCTCTCCTTCCAGATCGGCACCAGCTTCTGA
- a CDS encoding thioredoxin domain-containing protein, translating to MTLSARRLLGLGLLLAVAAPLAAQSRPAAPQAPAAAPAVDPARDARIARADRARIRGAQNGIWIVVISDFQCPFCKKWHEETEPLIERDYIRTGKAQIAYMNYPIPSIHPNAMATHEVAMCAAEQEKFFPVADALFRTQGDWKSRRDIKAYLDSLVGTLPLDRPRLQTCLRSGEMRPLIEADIDRSTRIGVGSTPSFLVGGRPVIGAQPYEAFRQAIEAALAAAAAARPAP from the coding sequence ATGACCCTCTCCGCCCGCCGCCTCCTCGGCCTCGGCCTCCTCCTCGCCGTCGCCGCGCCGCTCGCCGCCCAGTCGCGCCCCGCCGCGCCCCAGGCGCCCGCGGCGGCCCCCGCCGTCGACCCCGCCCGCGACGCCCGCATCGCCCGGGCCGACCGCGCCCGCATCCGCGGCGCGCAGAACGGCATCTGGATCGTCGTCATCTCCGACTTCCAGTGCCCCTTCTGCAAGAAGTGGCACGAGGAGACCGAGCCGCTCATCGAGCGCGACTACATCCGCACCGGAAAGGCGCAGATCGCGTACATGAACTACCCGATCCCGAGCATCCACCCCAACGCCATGGCCACCCACGAGGTCGCCATGTGCGCCGCCGAGCAGGAGAAGTTCTTCCCCGTCGCCGACGCGCTCTTCCGCACCCAGGGCGACTGGAAGTCCCGTCGCGACATCAAGGCGTACCTCGATTCCCTCGTGGGCACGCTCCCGCTCGACCGCCCGCGCCTCCAGACCTGCCTGCGCTCGGGCGAGATGCGCCCGCTCATCGAGGCCGACATCGACCGCTCCACGCGGATCGGCGTCGGGTCCACGCCGAGCTTCCTCGTCGGCGGCCGCCCCGTCATCGGCGCGCAGCCGTACGAAGCCTTCCGCCAGGCGATCGAGGCGGCGCTCGCGGCCGCGGCAGCCGCGAGGCCCGCGCCCTGA
- the atpC gene encoding ATP synthase F1 subunit epsilon, with amino-acid sequence MSGMLKVSVISPEATLFEGEAPSVTAPAFDGEVGILPMHAPMVTTLGAGVLRVGDGNTRFQVEGGFLQVVDDVVRVVTEKASRL; translated from the coding sequence GTGAGCGGCATGCTGAAGGTCTCGGTCATCTCGCCCGAGGCGACGCTGTTCGAGGGGGAGGCGCCGTCGGTGACGGCGCCCGCCTTCGATGGCGAGGTGGGCATCCTGCCGATGCACGCGCCGATGGTCACCACCCTCGGCGCCGGCGTGCTGCGCGTGGGCGACGGCAACACGCGTTTCCAGGTCGAGGGCGGGTTCCTCCAGGTCGTCGATGACGTCGTGCGCGTCGTCACCGAGAAGGCGTCGCGCCTCTAG
- the atpD gene encoding F0F1 ATP synthase subunit beta: MTTATATHIGKIVQVIGPVIDVAFDSGDLPELYNALEIKAVTESGQEVRVVAEVQQHIGRNQVRAVAMSSTDAVVRGMDVRDTGAAIAVPVGAAALGRILNVLGEPVDMGAEIPASVERWPIHRKRPDFVNLEPKTEIFETGIKVVDLIAPFVKGGKIGLFGGAGVGKTVVIQELINNVAKAHGGKSVFCGVGERTREGNDLYLEFKEANILDKVALIYGQMNEPPGARLRVGLAGLTVAEYFRDVEKSDVLVFIDNIFRFTQAGSEVSALLGRMPSAVGYQPTLATEMGELQERITSTRDGSITSVQAIYVPADDITDPAPATAFAHLDATVVLSRAITELGIYPAVDPLASGSRILDPQFVGERHYKAATAVQRILQRYKELQDIIAILGMDELAEDDKKIVGRARRIQRFMSQPFSVAEQFTGRPGKFVKLEETISSFERLVAGEFDHLPEQAFFMAGGIDDVVENAKAMQA; this comes from the coding sequence ATGACTACCGCTACCGCTACCCACATCGGCAAGATCGTCCAGGTCATCGGACCGGTCATCGACGTCGCCTTCGATTCCGGCGACCTGCCCGAGCTCTACAACGCGCTCGAGATCAAGGCCGTTACCGAGTCGGGCCAGGAGGTCCGCGTCGTCGCCGAGGTGCAGCAGCACATCGGCCGCAACCAGGTGCGCGCCGTCGCCATGAGCTCCACCGACGCCGTCGTGCGCGGCATGGACGTGCGCGACACCGGCGCCGCGATCGCGGTCCCGGTCGGTGCCGCCGCCCTCGGCCGCATCCTCAACGTGCTCGGCGAGCCGGTGGACATGGGCGCCGAGATCCCGGCCTCGGTCGAGCGCTGGCCGATCCACCGCAAGCGCCCCGACTTCGTCAACCTCGAGCCCAAGACCGAGATCTTCGAGACGGGCATCAAGGTCGTCGACCTCATCGCCCCGTTCGTGAAGGGTGGCAAGATCGGGCTCTTCGGCGGCGCCGGCGTCGGCAAGACGGTCGTCATCCAGGAGCTCATCAACAACGTCGCCAAGGCGCACGGCGGCAAGTCGGTGTTCTGCGGCGTGGGCGAGCGCACGCGCGAGGGCAACGACCTGTACCTCGAGTTCAAGGAAGCGAACATCCTCGACAAGGTCGCCCTGATCTACGGCCAGATGAACGAGCCGCCGGGTGCCCGTCTCCGCGTCGGTCTCGCCGGCCTCACGGTCGCCGAGTACTTCCGCGACGTCGAGAAGTCGGACGTGCTCGTCTTCATCGACAACATCTTCCGCTTCACGCAGGCGGGTTCGGAGGTGTCGGCGCTCCTCGGCCGCATGCCGTCCGCCGTGGGTTACCAGCCGACGCTCGCGACCGAGATGGGTGAACTCCAGGAGCGCATCACCTCGACGCGTGACGGCTCGATCACGTCGGTGCAGGCGATCTACGTGCCCGCCGACGACATCACGGACCCGGCGCCGGCGACGGCGTTCGCCCACCTCGACGCGACGGTCGTGCTCTCGCGCGCGATCACCGAGCTCGGCATCTACCCCGCCGTCGACCCGCTCGCGTCGGGCAGCCGCATCCTCGATCCGCAGTTCGTCGGCGAGCGCCACTACAAGGCCGCCACCGCCGTGCAGCGCATCCTGCAGCGCTACAAGGAGCTCCAGGACATCATCGCGATCCTCGGCATGGACGAGCTCGCCGAGGACGACAAGAAGATCGTCGGCCGCGCGCGCCGCATCCAGCGCTTCATGTCGCAGCCCTTCTCGGTCGCCGAGCAGTTCACCGGCCGTCCGGGCAAGTTCGTGAAGCTCGAGGAGACCATCTCCTCGTTCGAGCGCCTCGTGGCCGGCGAGTTCGACCACCTGCCCGAGCAGGCGTTCTTCATGGCCGGCGGCATCGACGACGTGGTCGAGAACGCCAAGGCGATGCAGGCGTGA
- the atpG gene encoding ATP synthase F1 subunit gamma, protein MAKGRELKGRIKSVENTRKITRTMEMVATSKMKRAQDRVVAARPYARALGDVIASLYNPELAERFPLLRQPAKEARAAVILLTSNRGLAGAFNANLIKEARALLTRLEGAGTKVELHVVGKKGLGYFKYVGRAVAVSRIDITDKPTAADAASLVDSLMARFVGGDLDAVYVVGSRFNSVLSTPPTADRVLPVTPPAAKGGQKDYLLYPSAEAILTELLPSYVRNAVYRALVETVAAEQSARRTAMKNATDNAGEMLQLLRRTYNRARQAQITQEIAEIVGGASALQG, encoded by the coding sequence ATGGCCAAGGGCAGAGAACTCAAGGGTCGCATCAAGTCCGTCGAGAACACGCGCAAGATCACGCGCACGATGGAGATGGTCGCGACGTCGAAGATGAAGCGGGCACAGGACCGCGTCGTCGCGGCGCGGCCGTACGCGCGCGCGCTCGGTGACGTGATCGCGAGCCTCTACAACCCGGAGCTGGCGGAGCGCTTCCCGCTCCTCCGGCAGCCGGCCAAGGAGGCGCGCGCGGCGGTCATCCTCCTCACGTCCAACCGCGGCCTCGCCGGCGCCTTCAACGCGAACCTCATCAAGGAGGCGCGTGCGCTGCTCACGCGCCTCGAGGGCGCGGGCACGAAGGTCGAGCTGCACGTCGTGGGCAAGAAGGGCCTCGGCTACTTCAAGTACGTCGGGCGCGCGGTCGCGGTGAGCCGCATCGACATCACCGACAAGCCGACCGCGGCCGATGCCGCGTCGCTCGTCGACTCGCTGATGGCCCGCTTCGTCGGGGGCGACCTCGATGCCGTCTACGTCGTCGGGTCGCGCTTCAACTCCGTCCTCTCCACGCCGCCGACCGCCGACCGGGTCCTCCCGGTGACGCCGCCGGCCGCGAAGGGCGGGCAGAAGGACTACCTGCTCTATCCCTCGGCCGAGGCGATCCTCACCGAGCTCCTGCCGTCCTACGTGCGCAATGCCGTCTATCGCGCGCTGGTCGAGACCGTCGCCGCCGAGCAGTCGGCGCGCCGCACGGCGATGAAGAACGCCACCGACAACGCTGGCGAGATGCTGCAACTCCTCCGTCGCACCTACAACCGCGCCCGCCAGGCGCAGATCACGCAGGAGATCGCCGAGATCGTCGGCGGTGCCTCTGCGCTCCAGGGCTGA
- a CDS encoding F0F1 ATP synthase subunit alpha, whose protein sequence is MASQTSLRPGEIKDILLREIEAADLNSLDVEEVGSVLEVKDGIARIYGLQKAMAGEMLEILSSETGETITALALNLEEDNIGAVVLGDYLRLKEGDEVRRTARVLEVPVGPAMIGRVVDALGRPIDGQGPIATTMSRKVESEAPGIIVRQPVGEPMQTGIKAIDAMIPIGRGQRELIIGDRGTGKTAIAIDTIINQKGQDVVCVYVAIGQKASTVASVVEKLKAAGAMEYTIVVVASASDPAPMQYIAPYSGVAMAEYFMYHEGKATLAVYDDLSKQAAAYRQLSLVLRRPPGREAFPGDVFYLHSRLLERAAKLSADPKIIDNKTIFAAGGSLTALPIIETQAGDVSAYIPTNVISITDGQIFLEADLFFAGVRPAINVGISVSRVGGSAQIKAMKGVAGRLRLDLAQYRELEAFSAFASDLDAATKRQLDRGARTVEVLKQGQYMPMPVEQQVMIIFAISNGFIDDVDVSKVREWEAGFHTYVKAQFPQIGEKIKKEKVVSKDTEAELRRAIEQYKNSR, encoded by the coding sequence ATGGCTTCCCAGACGTCGCTCCGCCCTGGTGAGATCAAGGACATCCTCCTCCGCGAGATCGAAGCGGCGGACCTCAACAGCCTCGATGTCGAGGAAGTCGGTTCCGTCCTCGAGGTGAAGGACGGCATCGCGCGCATCTACGGCCTCCAGAAGGCGATGGCCGGCGAGATGCTCGAGATCCTCTCGTCCGAGACCGGCGAGACGATCACCGCCCTCGCGCTCAACCTCGAAGAGGACAACATCGGCGCCGTGGTGCTCGGCGACTACCTGCGCCTGAAGGAAGGCGACGAGGTCCGCCGCACCGCCCGAGTGCTCGAGGTCCCGGTGGGTCCGGCGATGATCGGCCGCGTCGTGGACGCGCTCGGCCGCCCGATCGACGGGCAGGGGCCGATCGCGACCACCATGTCGCGCAAGGTCGAGTCCGAGGCCCCCGGCATCATCGTCCGCCAGCCCGTCGGCGAGCCGATGCAGACCGGCATCAAGGCGATCGACGCGATGATCCCGATCGGCCGCGGCCAGCGCGAGCTGATCATCGGCGACCGCGGCACCGGCAAGACCGCGATCGCGATCGACACGATCATCAACCAGAAGGGCCAGGACGTCGTCTGCGTCTACGTCGCGATCGGCCAGAAGGCCTCGACCGTGGCGAGCGTCGTCGAGAAGCTCAAGGCCGCCGGCGCGATGGAGTACACCATCGTCGTCGTCGCCTCGGCCTCCGACCCGGCCCCGATGCAGTACATCGCGCCCTACTCGGGCGTCGCGATGGCCGAGTACTTCATGTACCACGAGGGGAAGGCGACGCTCGCGGTGTATGACGACCTCTCCAAGCAGGCCGCCGCGTACCGCCAGCTCTCGCTCGTGCTCCGCCGCCCGCCGGGCCGCGAAGCCTTCCCGGGCGACGTGTTCTACCTCCATTCGCGCCTCCTCGAGCGCGCGGCCAAGCTCTCGGCCGACCCGAAGATCATCGACAACAAGACGATCTTCGCCGCCGGTGGCTCGCTCACCGCGCTCCCGATCATCGAGACGCAGGCCGGCGACGTGTCGGCCTACATCCCGACGAACGTCATCTCGATCACCGACGGCCAGATCTTCCTCGAGGCCGACCTGTTCTTCGCCGGCGTCCGTCCGGCGATCAACGTGGGCATCTCGGTGTCGCGCGTCGGCGGCTCGGCGCAGATCAAGGCGATGAAGGGCGTCGCCGGCCGTCTCCGCCTGGACCTCGCGCAGTACCGCGAGCTCGAGGCCTTCTCGGCCTTCGCGTCGGACCTCGACGCGGCGACCAAGCGCCAGCTCGACCGCGGCGCGCGCACGGTGGAGGTCCTGAAGCAGGGCCAGTACATGCCGATGCCGGTCGAGCAGCAGGTCATGATCATCTTCGCGATCTCCAACGGCTTCATCGACGACGTCGACGTGTCGAAGGTCCGCGAGTGGGAGGCCGGCTTCCACACCTACGTGAAGGCCCAGTTCCCGCAGATCGGCGAGAAGATCAAGAAGGAGAAGGTGGTGTCGAAGGACACCGAGGCGGAATTGCGCCGGGCCATCGAGCAGTACAAGAACAGCAGATAG
- a CDS encoding helix-turn-helix domain-containing protein has product MLGPLPPPAVVAFAVRERARDVLKRGFPRRRGRLTLVRSRAEALDALRASLTDAVVVDLAQPGDEHWAVASLAREFPSIPFLALAPLRPAEVPHLARACAEYEFADVLVEGVEDAMHRELVLPLTFTVRFAESLLDADTALGLTGDLQRAVWRLVLGHGGRTVRTEALAESVQLTREHLSRRFSADGAPNLKRIIDLVRILASADLAKNPGYDLPDVARTLGFASASHLSASCQRIIGVRSSSLARLRPADLIDRFVKQGRGRSRVA; this is encoded by the coding sequence GTGCTGGGCCCACTGCCGCCGCCGGCGGTCGTCGCGTTCGCCGTCCGCGAGCGCGCGCGTGACGTGCTCAAGCGCGGCTTCCCGCGGCGGCGCGGGCGCCTGACGCTCGTCCGCAGCCGCGCCGAGGCGCTCGACGCCCTGCGCGCATCGCTCACCGACGCGGTCGTCGTCGACCTGGCGCAGCCGGGCGACGAGCACTGGGCGGTGGCGTCGCTCGCGCGCGAGTTCCCGAGCATCCCCTTCCTCGCGCTGGCGCCGCTCCGGCCCGCGGAGGTGCCGCACCTCGCGCGCGCCTGCGCCGAGTACGAGTTCGCCGACGTGCTCGTGGAAGGGGTGGAGGACGCGATGCACCGCGAGCTCGTGTTGCCACTGACCTTCACGGTCCGGTTCGCCGAGTCGCTGCTGGACGCGGACACCGCGCTCGGCCTGACGGGGGACCTGCAGCGGGCGGTCTGGCGGCTCGTGCTCGGTCATGGCGGGCGCACGGTGCGCACCGAGGCGCTCGCGGAGTCGGTGCAGCTCACGCGCGAGCACCTGAGCCGGCGCTTCTCCGCGGACGGGGCGCCGAACCTCAAGCGGATCATCGACCTCGTGCGGATCCTCGCGTCTGCGGACCTGGCGAAGAATCCCGGCTACGACCTGCCGGACGTGGCGCGCACGCTGGGATTCGCGTCGGCGTCGCATTTGAGCGCGTCGTGCCAGCGGATCATCGGGGTGCGGTCGTCGTCGCTGGCGCGGTTGCGGCCGGCGGACCTGATCGACCGGTTCGTGAAGCAGGGGCGGGGGCGGTCGCGGGTGGCCTGA
- a CDS encoding NUDIX domain-containing protein, translating into MTRQRRPREEVSAGGIVFRRDGERTLYLLIRDSYRNWGFPKGHLEDGEAPEQAALREVGEETGLAELALRAPIETIDWEFRFRGRRIHKTCHFFLIETPDQRTEPLRAEGITACRWASFEQAERMVAYDNARAVLRQAQALLESDGAVVPPGAH; encoded by the coding sequence GTGACGCGGCAGCGGCGACCGCGCGAGGAGGTCTCGGCGGGCGGCATCGTCTTCCGCCGCGACGGAGAGCGCACGCTCTACCTCCTCATCCGCGACTCGTACCGCAACTGGGGTTTTCCCAAGGGTCACCTCGAGGACGGCGAGGCGCCGGAGCAGGCGGCGCTGCGCGAAGTGGGCGAGGAGACCGGGCTCGCCGAGCTCGCGCTGCGCGCCCCCATCGAGACCATCGACTGGGAGTTCCGCTTCCGCGGCCGTCGCATCCACAAGACCTGTCACTTCTTCCTGATCGAGACGCCGGACCAGCGCACCGAGCCGTTGCGGGCCGAGGGCATCACCGCCTGCCGCTGGGCCTCGTTCGAACAGGCCGAGCGGATGGTGGCGTACGACAATGCCCGCGCCGTGCTCCGACAGGCACAAGCCCTCCTCGAGAGCGACGGCGCCGTCGTCCCGCCCGGCGCGCACTGA